A single Halobellus ruber DNA region contains:
- a CDS encoding DICT sensory domain-containing protein, producing the protein MTLRRFLDDADTPDRSLVVINRRAPEPVQQMLEKMFDGQPVSIEEVDIPTEDDDQVLVVEDETVIARSPLRELQDAILTVNSDLFITGTRSLEEIELPDALKELDELPFFLRGYPESHSEKLLLILVSRYIERTAWDHQCGTLRTSFQSLDRIEDEIGTNQVYRRLDDSPVDVHVYGTPGWEPPPESTITIHAGYEQDFVESWFVVYVPPEGEDGHVALLALEDGPNEWSGFWTYQPDRVLELNDYITRRL; encoded by the coding sequence ATGACGCTACGGCGATTCCTCGACGACGCCGACACCCCCGATCGGTCGCTGGTCGTCATCAACCGTCGGGCGCCGGAGCCGGTCCAGCAGATGCTGGAGAAGATGTTCGACGGCCAGCCGGTGTCGATCGAGGAGGTCGACATCCCGACGGAGGACGACGACCAGGTGCTCGTGGTCGAAGACGAGACCGTCATCGCGCGGTCGCCGTTGCGGGAGCTTCAGGACGCGATCCTCACGGTAAACTCGGATCTCTTCATCACCGGCACCCGGTCCCTCGAGGAGATCGAACTCCCCGACGCGCTGAAGGAACTCGACGAACTCCCCTTCTTCCTCCGCGGCTACCCGGAGTCCCACTCCGAGAAGCTGCTCCTCATCCTGGTGTCCCGGTACATCGAACGGACCGCGTGGGACCACCAGTGTGGCACCTTGCGGACGTCGTTCCAGTCGCTCGACAGGATCGAAGACGAGATCGGCACCAACCAGGTGTACCGCCGGCTGGACGACTCCCCGGTCGACGTCCACGTCTACGGAACCCCGGGGTGGGAGCCCCCGCCGGAATCGACGATCACGATCCACGCGGGGTACGAACAGGACTTCGTGGAGTCGTGGTTCGTGGTCTACGTCCCTCCGGAGGGCGAGGACGGCCACGTGGCGCTGCTCGCCTTGGAGGACGGCCCCAACGAGTGGAGCGGCTTCTGGACCTACCAGCCCGACCGGGTGCTGGAACTGAACGATTACATCACCCGGCGGCTGTGA